In a genomic window of Pelodiscus sinensis isolate JC-2024 chromosome 32, ASM4963464v1, whole genome shotgun sequence:
- the LOC142823294 gene encoding killer cell lectin-like receptor subfamily B member 1B allele C: MAGDIIYADLDIPGARLPPSSQPRNCLQTLNWADFRPCPHWHHVVLRIGAAGSVVLLVAVTVLSVRVFQGSSGNELTVSESPRNESKCVAIQETLSRLKRHLCSSAEGSSCVLCPRDWLPYKRKCYWVSKEMKMWKSSQADCITKSSHLLVTQDQEEMDYIQTMINEQNSIWIGLNLKSPERSWSWVDGSLVNEDLHGVRDCGVLKRNQIALDTCSAELKWICQKDALLI, encoded by the exons ATGGCTGGGGATATAATCTATGCTGATTTAGACATCCCTGGAGCCCGCttgcctccttcatctcagcccCGCA ACTGTCTCCAAACATTGAACTGGGCAGATTTCCGTCCGTGTCCACATTGGCATCATGTCGTCTTAAGAATCGGAGCAGCGGGGTCTGTTGTCCTGCTGGTGGCAGTCACGGTGCTGAGCGTGCGGG TTTTTCAGGGTTCCTCGGGGAATGAACTGACTGTCTCCGAAAGCCCCAGAAATGAAAGTAAATGCGTCGCCATCCAGGAGACATTATCTCGCTTGAAAAGGCATCTGTGCAGCTCAGCAG AGGGCTCCTCGTGCGTGCTTTGCCCCCGGGACTGGCTGCCGTACAAGAGGAAATGTTATTGGGTGTCTAAAGAAATGAAAATGTGGAAAAGCAGCCAGGCCGACTGCATAACGAAGAGCTCCCATTTACTGGTGACCCAGGACCAGGAGGAGATG GATTACATACAGACTATGATAAACGAGCAAAACTCTATTTGGATTGGATTAAACTTGAAATCTCCCGAGAGGTCTTGGAGTTGGGTAGACGGTTCCCTCGTTAATGAAGACCT CCACGGCGTGAGGGACTGTGGGGTGTTGAAAAGAAACCAGATTGCATTGGACACCTGCAGCGCGGAATTAAAATGGATTTGCCAGAAAGACGCCCTCCTCATCTAG